The following is a genomic window from Microtus pennsylvanicus isolate mMicPen1 chromosome 3, mMicPen1.hap1, whole genome shotgun sequence.
ggctctctcccttcttcctcagtcCCCTCCCTCTGCAGCCCCCGCtgcccccctcctcttcctcctcccaaggcGATTGTCATACGATAGCTAAGAAGTGGCACATTAATGAAGCGCCGCTACAGGGGTCTTTTCTGTTCCTGTCACCGCTTAAAACTATCAGATGTTTCGAGGGTGGACATGGAGGCAGCCACCTAGCTCAGCGGAGCAGCGCACGACACAGCAGCGTCCTCTGGATCCCCGAGGCAGCGGCAGCTGCCACTGTCCGCTCCAGCACTCGGCAGCCCAGCTTCGTCTCCCCGACAGGACGCACCACCCAGGAGCGCCACGGAGCTCTCCCTGCTGAGCCCAAGCCAGGCTCGCAGCTAATCTCTCCGGTCCCTGACGCTGAGCTCCGCTGGCGCGCAGGAAGGGACTCCGGCACCAGCTGCACTGTCCCGGATGCCGAACGGCAACTTGGAACAACTTTAAGGtgagcatctatctatctatctgtcccCTCCCCTGAATCCAGGTTCTACTTACTTTCCCGCAACTCTCGCCCCCACCCAACCCCCgtggtcctcccctctccacatCTGCAGGCTGGGTCCATTCAGTTTGGTGGGCAAAGTTGCTGGCACCCGAATCCTGattactgccccccccccatatctaTGACTCGGCCTGAGTGACCTCGCGGGTGTCTCTGCACCCCTGCTGCCCTTCTCCTCCATCACCTTCCCCTTCTCAGATCCGACCATTCCTCCAGTCCGTGTGGACTCTGAGCAAGTGGGCAAGCGAGAAGATGCCTCGGCCGGGCCGCAACACGTACAGCGACCAGAAGCCGCCCTACTCCTACATCTCGCTGACCGCCATGGCCATCCAGAGCTCTCCGGAGAAGATGTTGCCGCTCAGCGAGATCTACAAGTTCATCATGGACCGCTTCCCCTACTACCGGGAGAACACGCAGCGCTGGCAGAACAGCCTGCGCCACAACCTCTCCTTCAACGACTGCTTCATCAAGATCCCGCGGCGGCCGGATCAGCCAGGAAAGGGCAGCTTCTGGGCGCTGCATCCCAGCTGCGGGGACATGTTCGAGAATGGCAGCTTTTTGCGGCGCCGCAAGCGCTTCAAGGTGCTGAAGTCTGACCACCTGGCGCCCAGCAAACCAGCGGACGCCGCACAGTACCTCCAGCAGCAGGCTAAGCTGCGGCTCAGCGCGCTGGCCGCCTCCGGCACGCATCTACCGCAGATGCCGGCAGCTGCCTACAACCTGGGCGGTGTGGCGCAGCCCTCCGGCTTCAAGCATCCCTTCGCCATCGAGAACATCATCGCGAGGGAGTACAAGATGCCTGGGGGACTGGCCTTCTCTGCCATGCAGCCAGTTCCCGCTGCCTACCCGCTCCCCAACCAGTTGACTACTATGGGCAGCTCTCTGGGCACAGGCTGGCCACATGTATATGGTTCCGCGGGTATGATCGACTCGGCCACTCCCATCTCCATGGCGAGTGGCGATTACAGCGCCTATGGAGTGCCGCTGAAGCCTCTGTGCCACGCCGCGGGCCAGACACTGCCCGCCATCCCGGTGCCCATCAAGCCCACGCCGGCCGCAGTGCCCGCGCTGCCCGCTCTACCCGCGCCCATCCCCACCCTGCTCTCGAACTCGCCGCCTTCGCTCAGCCCTACTTCCTCGCAGACAGCCACCAGCCAAAGCAGTCCTGCCACCCCTAGCGAGACACTCACCAGCCCGGCCTCCGCCTTGCACTCGGTAGCGGTGCACTGACCCAAGAGAAGCTGGGGCTCCCTCTCGGTCACCTCTACACTACCCCTCTCACCACTTCTCCGGGTCCAGCCCTCTCCAACCTAGAACCGCTATCCTGACTTGCccattccaccttctttcttcaaTCCTCTCTCCTAGGAGAACTTTTGGTTTTGAACCCAGAAGACAAACCATAAACTTGCCAGAAGGCGCGTGAAAGTTGTCTTCGCCGTTCCAGGGCACCAGAGAACATAGGGGCTAACCCAAGCCAAGCGGCCCCTCCAGAGTCCCAGCAGTGCACTCCCATCCGATAGGCAGGACACCCTGATTCCCTCCTGCGcggagaaaacacaaacaaaatgaaaaagcgCGTCTTCTGAGCTTGCACCGGCGGGGACGTAGACTCCGCGCAATTTCAAGACCAGAGACACTGCTCGAGAGTGAAGCTCGCCAAGGTTGCAGCTGCACAGCAAGGGCCCGATCTTAGCTCCTGAAAATCTGTGGCCACAGACTCACTAATCCTCCGACAGGCTCGCCTCCGCCCTTCAGGCCGGGATGGGCGGAACTCTGCTTCCCCAGGCTGCGGCCCAGCCACCCGGGCTTCTACggaagattatttttctttccttctgggtTTTGTTTCCGGCCAGAGGCTCCCTTAGCTGGGAGTGAGGAGAGAGGCTGCTAAACTAGAGGGGACTCTTGTCCTTCACAAATGCAAAACACAGCTAGAAGTCATCGTTATTGTTTACAAAGCGTGcggttaaaaaaaatgtaaacagtgaACTTGAGCCTCTGCCTGGCTAGGCGGGCGAGGGGGCAGAGTCCTCTTTACAATTACCTGTTGTAATGTGAATGTTTACTCTTCTGGCCAgctttggggaggggggagggagggggagaatgggGAAGTTAATTGGGATGTTAACTTTCTTACTATTTAGAGACCTTTTTAGCTATTTATTttgatgggaaaaaaaagaaagaaaaagagaaaagaaacgtGAACTAAGCCCAAAAAAGAAAGCACCTAGGGCAAGTGGGGAAGAATGTAGATAAATCGACTGGGAACGTGAAGGGGGGGTGGATGTCAACAGAGACGTCCCCTGGACAGATCTTTCTGTTAGAAGAACTTCTCCGTGAAGCTAAAGGGCTGCAAAGAGTTGTAAATAggaatgatttacactgtgtaaAATGCACTTTGGTTTGGTATGTTCCTTTTAGCGTCTTAGGTAATtgactgaaacaaacaaaaacaaacagacaaagaacAACCCGACAGTTGTTCCGGTGTGACctgcttaatttaaaaaagaaactgtagtGTCGTCCaagctgtgaaaaaaaaatttcctctttttatttttcttcctccctgcacAGAATTCGCATGGCATTTTAAATATTGATGTCCTTGTTCCCAGCATGCCcattttaagacagagttttaaAAAGGTGTCTACATTAAATTATGACCTAgtctaaataatattttctcattaaaatatgtaaattcaaATTTTGTTAAGTTGTGCGTATTTTTGAAGACTTGCAAACACATCGTCTGGGGGGGTTGCCATTTTTAAATCATGCTGTGCAAACAGAGAAACCTCATTCGCCTTTGCAGGTGTAGGGGGGATTATCCTAGGGGGGGACCATGGAAGACTTTTGTGcacaggggggagggggaggccaaGTATTTCAGATGCAAACCCTGGGCACAGGTGCAGCGCTGAAGGAAGCACTGAACACCTGCGATACTTCCTGTGTCTTAAGCGTGCACTTGCATCCAGGGGAGACCGGTGCGGAGTTTACAAAGTACTCCCAGGCTGGGTTTCTCAGTCCTTGACCTGATGCCTTCCTCTAGGCCTTTAACACACTGCCCTGTCGTGGttgacatttcttttctctcagaaATCACTGAAGGTTCCCCTTCCAGGTCAAGAAACCTGTCTACCTTGCACTGAGTAGATGTCTTCCAGTCCTTCCGGTGAGAATGGGGGAAAGTAACTAGAGGCATTTATTTTCAGGTTGTGAATGAAGTGTCTTTAAACGCCTGCCTCTAACTATTTGCTTTCATTCGTTCTGTGGTTTTTTCCTCAAAGAATTAAAACGTACCAAGAATTTATGGTTCAAAGCTAATTGACACTTGGTTTGAAGGGGGTCACAATATTTTCAGAGTAAGATGTGTATTCAACTGAAGAAGTTACAAGACAAAGAGAAACTTAAATGGTGATTAACACTTTACTGTGTAAATGATTAAACAAGGGAGCCTTGTGAAACCCAGAGAAGGCCCCCaaggacacacagacaccatgCTGAAGCCCTCCATAAGGAGACCCTTTAACACCTGGCACCGCGCAATTAGTAGGCTACCTGGAAAAAGAGCTAGGATTAATGCAAAGCAGAATTAATCCTGTTGTGActatactatttttaaaagggatccacacacagcacacacacgaacacacacacacacacacaaagtagaaaataaatgaatcactGAGCTGATTAAAATGCATGAAGCTTCTAAAGCCAGTCAGACAGCGGACAACTAAACTCATTCATCAAACCTAATTCACAATTATATCAACAAGATCAGCCAAAGCAAGCCTGGAAAACGTGGATACCCTTGGTTAGGAAACTTTAGTTCCCCataagaaattatttataaaaaagaaagctaaatacATTTTCAGtgtcctgaaaaaaataaaatcaagacagAATCTGATCTCATCCAGTTTCTTAGCACTGGAGGCTGGAACTGAGGCAAAGAAAGGGCTCACGTGGGCCTCTGACATCCAAGAGACTCAGCCAGGTAGACTGAGTCTTATAGGTGAGTGGCACGTGCAAACTTATATCCATTATACATGGAGGCAGTGAAGTACAGACCTTGTCTCTGCAAACGAGAGATTTTTGAGTTCAGTGTCTGAAAACGCACTTTCAGCAACTAAGTTTGTAATGGTGTCCTGAGAGGAATGAAATAACTTGACCATTAAGAATCCTTTCAGGTTGCAGGAATTTCCCCTCCTCAGTCAAAGCTGAATGAGGAAAGGGAGGAACACAACAACGTTGATGACATTGTGATTTTGACCAGAAATTTAGCAACTACTCAAACAGACTTGCCTTACCCAGCCAGGTCCACACCAGCCATGACCTCAGCTTGGAAACTTGTGTGGATTTAGCTGAAGTTCCTCACATACAAGGAACTTGGTAACTGATGGCTTCCGTGGTTCTCTCTGTCATGTGAGATACTCTCTTGGCTAGCATCCAAAGTCGAGACCCAGAGCTTTAAAATCGAGTTGGGTGGGACAGCACCCAGCCTGCAAGGGGAAGGTGGAAAGGTGGCAGGTGGCGTGCGTGCAGTCCTAATCTAAAAGAAGCTGTATTCTTTTCCCGCTTTGCAATTCCAAGATGATTTCCTCACATTGCTTTCCTCTTTGGAAACttagttgttttctttctttcgaAACttagttattttgtttctttgaggctCTTCCAGGTCTTGtatttaactatatttttaaacagCTTTCTCCGTGGTTTTAGCAGTGTTTATACAAAAGATGGAtttctcccacttcctcccaagGGAAGCTGCGGGAGTTTCTCACTGGGGAGTTTCTCACTGACGGGGGCTTTAGGAAGTTGAAGACTGAAAGGAACCCTAAGACATGGTCCCCAGTGACTTAAATATTAAACCAATGACCTTCATTTCTTCCAATAGTTAAGAATGCTCAGAGTCTTAGAAGCAGGGCATAGGTTCAGAGCTCTGGAGAGTGGGAGCGAGGAAGCTTCCGTGTAGGAGTTCTGACCGCTAGGTTTCACACTGTCTCACTCAGTTGTGGCCTCAGTGCAGGACTGCGGGGCTGAGGCCTGGGTCAGACTTTTACAAATGGGAACTCCCTTTGTCAGGCGCATTCAGCTGAGAGTCAGAATAGAGTGGGATCCCTTCCTAAATTCTTAATATAAGTGCCAATTAatatctttttcttataaaagccAAGCAAGGGCAGAGacacccaaacaaaaacaaaaccaaaacagcccaACCCACCGGCTGCGAAGCCTCAAAGGGAATGCATTTGTTTCGTCTAAACTAACAACAAATTATCTAATTAATATGTTTCAATTACAGTGTGAAAGGGACAGCCCCAGGACCTCCCGCCGTGGGGGCACAATAGCCCCAGAGCCCACTGCAGGAATTTACAATAACTGCACATCTGTCTCTTTATTTTCCACTTTTTGAGTCTAAAACTCCTCTCCAGATCACTTCAAACCACGGCTTGAATTATGAAATATGTCCCAGTGTTAAAGGGGGATGAAACTTTGCCCATGGATGCTTCATTTGCAAGCCAAAAAAAAGTGAAAGCCCATTGAAGGGCATTAAACAAATATATTAGAATTCTGTCACTTTATGCAATTGAGTAGATCAAATGAAGGGTCCCGGCCACTTCATTCACTCTCATTCACTCGAATAGAAAATGCAAAGAATAGCAACCGAGACTGGGCCACCGCTGTAGACTTAGCTCCTTTTACTGGGAGACAAAAAGGCTGAATTTTCACAAATACATTGCTGACTTGGGGACTAGGAAACGGGGCCTGGAACCCCTTTggaatttaaattcattttatcttcctctctctttgcagGGATCTGTTTGCACTACAGTGTAGAGATGCAGGAGGCATCTTGGGGCTTCTgaaaaaagtgggggaggggaagagagcgAGTGGGGGGAGGGCAATGTGGATTCCCAGGGAACTAACTCTTGGCTATCAATTAACACTCAGGGCTGAGATAATAAGTTTGCGTTCAGCAAATCTTTGTCTACATCAGTATAAACACCACAACATCACACGCATCTCCAGGCTGGGTTATACAAACAGTTTGTTTTCAGACACCAGAGCCTCACATGTGAGCCACCAAGTTTGCTCCGTTCAATGAATATCTGCTCCTTGCTGTCAGGGAGGCTAGGGCAGAGCTTCCCcgctcccccctcctccctttcccctctcctcctcccccctccctgctGGCTACCCAATTTGCTCACGGTGGTGATTAGCTATACCATGCTAAAAATCTAGAGAGAAGATATTAAGCCTTGGGTAGAATTTCCAGGCCAGGATTCATTTTGATCCTGGCATCGAATGGACTCTTTAGGGTAGCCGAAGAAATCTTGCAGAGTTGCTTCTGTCCTGTGACTGATTCCCAAggctggtggttttgttttggtgaaCTCCACATACCCACATACCTCCACATTATACAGGGCTTCCAATAAGTATAAGATCTCCTCCcacagatggaactagaaaaagacatAGGAACCCTGGCAGCTTCTTCCACGTACCCACAAAGACAAGAGCCAATTTTTGTCAAATTGCATTATGAAATCCCATCTTCAGGATTTTCTGTGttatcttgattttttaaaattattttgtgcgTATTAATTCATACCACTTCAATACCCAgaagttagggatggttgtgagccacaatgtgggtgctgagaattgaacccaggcccgctgcaagagcaacaagtgctcaaCAGTAAGATATTTCTCCAATTCCTATCTCCAGATACACTGGGACTTCTCAAGATTTCCCACTTTAGCTTATAAGGCTGTATTTAAACTATATTACTTTAATTTGGGGAATTTGAGAC
Proteins encoded in this region:
- the Foxb1 gene encoding forkhead box protein B1, translated to MPRPGRNTYSDQKPPYSYISLTAMAIQSSPEKMLPLSEIYKFIMDRFPYYRENTQRWQNSLRHNLSFNDCFIKIPRRPDQPGKGSFWALHPSCGDMFENGSFLRRRKRFKVLKSDHLAPSKPADAAQYLQQQAKLRLSALAASGTHLPQMPAAAYNLGGVAQPSGFKHPFAIENIIAREYKMPGGLAFSAMQPVPAAYPLPNQLTTMGSSLGTGWPHVYGSAGMIDSATPISMASGDYSAYGVPLKPLCHAAGQTLPAIPVPIKPTPAAVPALPALPAPIPTLLSNSPPSLSPTSSQTATSQSSPATPSETLTSPASALHSVAVH